A segment of the Candidatus Protochlamydia naegleriophila genome:
TGGCATTTTGCCTTAAATTTATGGGGCAGCCTGTTATTTCTGTTTTCGCTCTGGCTAGGAGGATTTTTACAAGGTCTCATGTGGGCGAACTGGGCAGATGGCTCTTCTTACGCCGAATTTCACGATAACTTAACGCGCCTGCCTTTCATACAAACCGTGGCCGATATGCGCGACTGGTGGATTTTAAGAGGGCTTGGTGGAATTGTCATTTTATTCGGTAATATTATCTTTGTAGTCAACATGTTTAACACAATCGTTTTAAAATCTGCATCGCAAGTGGATACGCCGCGAGAAGTGAGAGTGACAGTATGACAGACAATAGCAAACAGGAGCAGGCTACTCCTCATAAAGAGCCGGCCCATACCCATTTTATACACAAGTTGGATAAGTCTGCCATTTTGGTTATTATAGGGGTGATTCTACTATTTTCCACTTCAGTTGCAGTGGTCTTAGTTGCGCCTACCTATGTCGATTCTACTTGGACGAGCCCTTCGAGTCCGTATCAAGTGCAGATGTATAAGGTTGAAGATCCAAACATTTATATCAGCAGTGCATCGACTGGCGGGGCAGATTTGCAGTATGTGCGTCATTTGAAGCAGGATTTTACACTCTTGGCTTTCAAAGAGTCTAATAATCTCCGTTTGGTTGCTCCCAAAGAGCTTGAAAAGTATATCACGCGCACTGGCGATCCTCAGCTCAAACTGACGTCCCGCCTTTTGATGTTGCGCGAGCCGCAAGGTGAGGCTAAAGTGCGGGCTGAGCAACTTTCGCAATCTGCCCAACAGTCGCAAAAGAGTGATAAGCCTCAAGAAAGGGTGACCTTTCAAGTGTTAGAGCTCTACGATCCTGGGGTTGAAGAGGCCTTTTCTTTTGAGCCTTATGGAGGAATCTTGCAAAACTGGGTTGATGAAAATTTTGCCATTTTAGATGAGAGCGTAAAACATCCCTATCATCAAGATTATGGAGTTATTTATGCTCAAAATCCGCAAGAATTTCGCATTAGCACGAGCCGCGTTGGAAACACTCAAAGATGGCGGTATGATCCAAATGGGCGTCCTCTTCAAAGCTTAGCAGAGCTGAAGAGTCCAGAAATGGGATTCCATTCTAGGGAGGAGCTCATCTATCTTGGAGAGCATATTTACGCCGTGGAAGGTTGTTGGTATTGCCATACGGACCAAACGCGTACGTTGATTCAAGATACTGTTTTGAATGGTTCTGATTCATTCCCGGCCCCGCCTTCGTCTGCAAACGAATATATTTATCAAAAAATTACCTTTGCTGGTACGCGCCGCATCGGCCCTGATATTTCGCGAGTAGGCGTTAAAAAGCCTAGCCGTGATTGGCATAAGGCCCACTTTTGGGCGCCAAAGACGGCCAGTGCCGGTTCCATTATGCCCTCCTTCCAGCACTTTTTTGATAATGATCCACGGGGGACTGGCAAGAGTTCGATCGGTATTCCCAATCACCGCTTTGAAGCCATTTATCAATACATGATGACGAAGGGAACGCGTATCACGGCTCCTACGCAAGCCTGGTGGCTCGGCAAGGATCCAATCAAAACTAAAGAAATCATCGAAGGGCAGCGGGTGTTAAAATGAAAATATTGGCAGTCGTCGATGGATTTGGGATCTACGGTAATTTATTGCACTATAGCTTTGTCATCAGCATAGTTGGCAGCTCTTTTCTCGTATTTTTTTATTTGTGGAAAAAAGGCCGCCTAGGAATGGATGAAGAGGCAAAATATCAAATGATGAACGAGGAGGCAGACTTGCAAAGGGAGAATCAACATGACACAAAAAGGTAGTGACAAGGTTCAAGACCCTCATTTTCCTGGTGAAATCGAGCTCTATGGCGATCCCGGCATTGCTTCATTTGATGCTAAAGTCCCAAAATTTCTTTTATGGACCTATTTGTTGCTTCCCATTTGGGGAGTCGTCTCTTTCTATTTTTTTTGGAATGGAAGCATTGGATGGTTTGACCGGGGCGCCTGGCGGCAATTGCAGATTGCTGCCAACACGACCTTTCCCATTGAAAATCAAAATATGGTTGCCGAAGTGCAGGCCAAAGAAGAACCTAAATCTAAAAATGGGCATCCTTAAATTATCTTACTGATAGGCTAATCTATGCAAGTATTTCAAGGTTTATTTAGTTTCGGACAAACGACACAAGGCGACCGTACATTGTCTGAACTCTTTCAATCAGAGACGAAGACTATCCATAAAGAGGTAGAGCAGCATGAGTTTGTCAAACAAATCCTTTCAGATAGCATAGAGGGTAAGCATTATCTGCAGCACTTAGTCGATTTGCATGCCATCTATCAATCCCTAGAAGATGGGCTCCGCGCGAATCTCAAGAAGACTCCTCATATCCAAACTATCTATTTTGAAGAGCTATGCCGAGAAAATGGTTTGCAAAGGGATTTGAAACTGCTGAGAGAAGCATGCAATCAAAGACCGATCGAATGCTCCCAATCAGCAAATGACTATGTCCTGCATCTCAATCATTTAGCCGACTCCACCCCGCTCCTACTCGTTGCTCACGCCTATGTCAGATATTTGGGAGATTTATCAGGGGGAATGATTTTAAAACAGCACCTCGAGAAAAAATGGCCGGATGCTATCGAGTTTTACGATTTTGCTTCCCTATTAACAAAGCATGACAAGAAGAACGCTTGGGCATTTAAGGAGTTCTTTAAAGTTAAAATGAATCAAATGCCATTAAATGATCTGCAAAGAAAAGAACTTGCCGCAGAAGCTAAGAAGGCTTTCGAATTCTCTGGAAAACTATTCGATGCAGCCCTTCATCCAGTTTAGTCTAATTCCTTCATATCTCGATTGACAGACAGTCGATCGAGCTTTTTCCTATCCATGAAGGATTCAGTCTTTTTCATGTTTCCTCTAAAAAATAAACAAATCTGTAGTGTCTTAGTATCTGTAGTGTCTTAGTAATAGATATTTATTAAATAAAAAACTTAAATAAAATCACGTTCAATATTTGTTAGATCTTAATGCTTGTTTAAATCTATTTATACATGATTTTATTACTGTTTACTTAAGAGGATGATAGATGGAGCCAACTCAAACATATAATAATCAAGTGGTTTTGATAGAAATTGGACAGATGATTGGGGATAACTATGGCGTTAAGCCTGAGCCTAAAAAGTCTAGTTTGTGGAGTCAAATCGCTTATTATTTCCCAACTCAAGAAACGGCAGGGAAAATAATTGATGAGCATATTGTCCAAACGCATGGACAAAAATGGAGCAATCAAACGATTGATGTCGAAAGGAAGAAAGAGGGAGGAGATGTCGTTTTTCTATCTAATTGGTTTAAAAGCGCAGAGGATTCTGTAGTGGCTGAAGAGCTCAAATTAGATCTTTGACAGATGCTGTTGTAACATTGTTAAATCATCTCCTTGATTTACCTAGGGAGTGGATTTTTTTTGCCTTTATCAATGGGCACGCCTGGCCATTTATGTCAGATAATCGACTCATTTCCCCAAAATGCAAGCTGATAAAAAATTTTGATATTATAGATCAAGACATGCGATGATTTTATTAAGATTTTTTTAATTTAGGGGCTAATGGATGGAGCCAACTCAAACGTCTAACAACCAAGTTGTTTTGAGACTCATTGGAAATAAAATTGGGGAGCAGTACGTGGGTGAGTCTAAAGAGCCCACGCTATGGGGACAGATTAGCCATTATTTACCGAAGCGAGAAACGACCGGAAAATTGATTGGCAAGACGGTCTTGCAAAAGCATGGGCAGGAATGGGGCGATCAAACATTTGAATTTGCTGTTAGCAAATTTTTCGAGCCACAACCTGGTGCGTCTATTTGGGATTACTTCTATCAAATCCCTCAACCTAAAGTGGCTGATGTTGCAAAATTGACCATTGCACAGACAGTTGTACCCATGATGTCGTTGCTGGCGGGTATTGGAGGGCAACTCCCTTTGCCATTGGTCACAAGTTTGGTCGGCATTGTTTACGACAAGGTCATGTACAATCCACTAGAAGCCCAGCAGCTTGTGAAGCTGGAGCTCAATGAATTATTCACGATAGATCCTGAAACAAGGGGCTTAAGGGACGCTTTCGGGCGTTTATTAACCGAAAAAGATACACGAGATGTTTTAGCAGCCACGGCTAAATATCATTTGGTTGCCAAGCTGCTTCAAATGTGTCAAGAGATTGATAAAAAATATGATGCCCTTAAAATTGCTGTAGAAGAGAGCTTTGATGATGTGCTTACGCTTGACTCTCTCGCCTTGTCGAATCCTGAGCGGCAGGCAGAGAATAAACTAAGAGAAGACGTGCATTCTTATGTTGAGGCCTTGATGAAGAGCTATTACATCAAGCGAGGAGATGAGGTTTTAGTTTTTCCAAGCGGTATTCTTATCACTGAAAAGCAGCAGAAAAGGATTCTTGAGGCAATGGCTGTTTTAGAATCCCTCAATTTAACTTATTCCAAAACTGAGCTGAGTAAGGCTATTCACCTGCTTGGAGAGCAGTCTATTTTTCCAATGAAGCATTTGCAAGGCGATGAATTGAAAGAGGCTGCATTGAGCAAACCCATGATGCCGTTGCGAATGCCTTCTGTTTTCCAAGATGAGGATAAGTGGAAAAATTACATTGTCAGGGCTGAAGATGGGGTTTATTTCTTAGCAGAAGAGTGCAATGAAAAACCGGCAGGTCTTGTAATTTCCAATAATGAAATGGCATTTATCTTGGCGGACATGGCTAAAATTCAGGCTGAGAATGATTTAAAGCAACTTGAGGAGTTGAAGGTGCTTTTAAATGAAAAGGAATATGAGAAATTAGTCGATTATTTAAATGTTTTGCCGGCTACTCAAATTTGCTCATTTTTAAGGCTGCAGCTAGTCGAAAACAAAGAAAAGACAGAGCTCTTGTATTTAGACGGGCAAAAGGTTGAAGCTGGCATGAAGCAGAAGCTGTTGAAAACAATCATAACCACCCCGACGCTTAAAGATCTTGCAGTTCGCAAAAAGGAGCTGACTTTTTTGGTGCAGCTATTTGGAAGCCATGTGGCAGATGCAAGTGATTGTCAAATTACGCATGGTGAAGGGGGCTTTCAAGTGACAATTATCGAGGATTACGTACCAAATGCCTAGCCTTGCATTAGAGATACTAAAAAAGCTTGTTTTAAAAAAAATTAGACTTTAAATAATGGAGATGATTATAATCGAAGTCATCAATTACCATTAAATTGAACATATTATGAAGCACTCACATCTACTCTCCACTTATCCTAAGGGGCTGTTGCCAGCGCAAGCTTGTGCAAAAGATGTGCATCTGGCTGCTTCTCTTTTTTCCTCTTTTCCTCTTTTATTTCTTTCGGTCGCGGTCGCGGCAACGCGTAAATACCTATTCCCCTCTTTTACTTTTTATTCGCCTAATTAAAAAAAATGAAAGCTAAGCTCTCAAAGAGCCTTATCTTTGCTTTGTCGGTAATTCTGAAGGCATGTAGCCTCAAATCATTTAAATGTTGTCTTTACTAAAAACCTAATTGTTAAGGGCTTAATATGTTTTATCCTAGTCAAATCAAGGCTGCCATGCAAAGGCCCCTCCTCTTTGCAAGCCACTGTGTTATCCAAATCTGCATGTCTTTTATTTTTGTCTTCGCGCGCACTTCTTTGCGCGGTCGCGGCAACGCGTAATCATTTTTCCCTTTCACATTTTTGAATCGCTAAAAAGCCTCGTTCATTAGCAACTTGGTTTGAAGAGCCTTAAGTTTTAGGTATCTGCCTACGACCTAGGTTGATGCTAAGTCGAAACTATAGCGAGCACCTATTCATGCTCTACTTCATGCTCTACAGCAGATGGCGCCATGGTTCCGGCTTGGCATGCGCACGGTTTTGCCGATAAAAATACATTTTTTATATAACACGTTTATTTTAAGGATATTAATTGTGAATATACAATCTCATTCAGGGAATCAAGCTCCAGTGCTTTTCCCCCAGTTACTTTTACCCGTCAAAAAAATTGATTTAGGCAAGCCAGGCATATTTCAAAAAAATCTAAACGCGATTACGGCTATGTACGGCCTGGCTTATGAGGCGTTGGACTTGCTTAAGAAAGGACAATTGAGTTCTTTTGATGCGTTAGCAACAGACTGCTCCTGCCACTTGAGAGCTTTTAGATTGGTGATGCTGGCTAAAGAGCTTTTAGCACCTTCTTCAGTCCTTATGGAAAAACTTTGTTTGGTTCAGGAGTCATTAAAAGAAAAACAAACGACTCTTTCGGCATTGAATGAAAAGCTTGTGATTTGGTGTCAAAAAGGCAAAAAAATGTTGGGTAATGGGTCCGAGTTTTTAACACCTGTTAAAGACATTCACGCATTGCAGGATTCTCAACAGTCAACGTCTTTTGAATTTGATATGGATAAGGTCATTATTCAATTTGACTTGTCAGTAGAGCTTCCCTCTTCTTTAATTTATGCCATTAATGCTTTTATGCTGACATTGGTCAAAGATTATAAGCAGGTCAAGGCAGCAGACAAAGTGGCTTGTGCAGACTGCGAGGAGGTATTAGCCGAAAAGGATGCCGTTTATAAAGAGACGACGCTTGCAAATGGGATCAGCCAATACGCGCTTAAGCATGTCGTAAAAGTAAGTAAACAAGCATTGAATTGCAATCTCTTGGACAAAGAGGTGTATCGACTTGCCAAGAAGCATTTAACGCTTGCTTCCGCCAATTTTGTCATCGACCAAATGCAAGCCATCGGAGACATTTTTAATCACACGATGTTGGTTGCAAACAAAAAGGAGGTAGATGGCAAAGTCGAATTGCCTGACTACTACAGCTTAACGTCGGTTTTCCACTATTGCAGCCAAAAAGACATTGTCGTGCTCTTAAAGATTAAGCAATGCATGCATGCACATCGCTATCAAGAGCCATCTACACCATTTGAAGCCGCTTTTTTGCTCATACCGGATCAAAAGACAAAAGCTTTTAAACCGTCGCTTTTACCGAATGACGGCGCGGACTTTCCCGTCATTGTTGTAGAAGGAAAAAGAAGTGGAAAGAAGGTGCAGCAAGAAAAGACCTGTGACTATCTCGCAAGGCTCATGAAGGGGTTTGATTTCCTTCACTTTTGCCAGTTGGATGGGGCGCAGCATAAGCAGTATACGAGTGATGCAGAGAGTTTGGATCAAAAACCATCTGAGGTCATTCCAATCCTGAAAGACTCTCAATATGTTGAAGAGGGTAAAAAACTCGATCGATTCAAGCTGGAGGCGCAGGCGAGTGGCTGTGCATTCCATGATCAATCTCTTTTGATTCTTTCTCATATTTTTGCAGATACATTTAAGCGTCAAATGAAAGATGAAGCCGACAAACTCTATTTGCAGACGGCTAAATGGATAGATTTAAAATAGATGAATGGCATAGGAGTCAATCAGTGGAAAATGCACTACAAAGGCAAAACTGGCGACAATTGGCCAGCGTTCAAGTAGGGGGAGCTATTTGCCTCCCCCTGCTCTTAGTTGGCTATGAACTAGCCAAGTATCAAGATCCAGCTTCGACTGTATGGTCGATAGTATGGGGCAACCTATTTCTTTTTGGATTGGCTTTAGTTGCCGGCTTTTTAAGTTTAAAAAGAGAGACGACAACAGTTGAACACGCGTTTTTCTACTTTGGCAGTTATGGAAGAGTTTTTTTTGGAATTACTCTTGCCTTATCGATGCTTGGCTGGTTTGCCATCCAGGCGCAGTGCATGGGAACAGATCTCTACCAGCTTGTCAAACAGTTAGATCCCCATTTTTCAGCTAATTCACAAGAATGGATACTAATCTTTAGCTTGATTTTGGCCTGTTTAATAATCATGGGAGCTTTTTGGGGCTTAACTTTTCTCACTCGCATGGCCGATCTTTGCGTCCCTCTGCTCGTTTTTACAATTGGCTATGCGGTTTATTTGGTTGATCAGACTCCATTAATCGAACAAATGGTCAAGATCCCTGCTAACTGGTGGGATGGTAAAGGAGTTTCCCTTGTCTTTGCGTCATCCATTGCAGCGACAATTGATCTGCCAAGTTTTTATAGGCACGCCAGCCATCCAAAAGCCGTTGTTTGGGCCTCTATTTCCACTTATCTTGTTGCCATGCCGCTTGTTCAACTAGCGGGTGTTTTCCTTTATCATGGAACACATGCAGCAACAATTGGAGAGGCTCTTTCTTATTCAGCTGCATTTGGATGGAAAGTGTGGGTTGTGCTCTTTATGCTGATTGCTGGATGGACGACGAATAATGTAAATCTCTATTCGGCTTTATTGAGCTTGCGAAGTTTATCCAAAAAACTGTCCTTTAGTACGGCGATGGGAATTGCTGGGCTCATTGGGCTTGGATTGATCACCATTCCCTTGCTGGAAAGTTTTGCATCCGTTTTAGATTTAATGGGCATTTTTGTTGTCGCTATGGGCGGGATTATTCTAACAGCCTATCTTTTGGAATCAAGCGGCTATGCAGCGAATCCAGCCCTATCTTGGCTGGCCTGGCTGGCCGGAATTGTCGTTGGCTTACGCTCTTGGCTTGATCCTTTATCTCTAGCTGGGTCGGGTGCTCCGGTGCTGGATGCGGGATTGGTTGCTGCCTTTACCTTAATCGTTTCTTATTTTTTGCAAAGGCTTGTACAGAGAATAAAAAATCAATTTTTCCTGGAGGAAAGAAGCTGTGAAAACGCTTAACATAATGACCATTGGAGAAGCAGAGTTAGAGGCCTTAGCCGTAGGAGCAAATGTCTTGGGATCGGGAGGCGGGGGCGATCCGGCCTATGACTTGCTCATCGCCAAAGAAAATATCGGGCTCTATGGCCCAGTTCCTCTGTTGCAAGTGGGTGACATAGACGATCAAGATTTAGTTGTACCTATTGGATACATGGGGGCGCCTTTAGTCTGTTTGGAAAAACTTCCAAGCGGACTCGAATTTCCTTTACTCTTTGAGTTGATTCAAGCGCATTTTAAGCTGTCTGTAGCGGCGATCCTTCCTTTTGAAATTGGAGGATCGAATGCGATGGCTCCTTTTTCTGTGGCAGGGCGACTTGGGCTGCCAGTTTTAGATGCAGATACCTTCGGCAGAGCATTTCCAGAGATGCACATGAGTGTCTGTCGTCTCGCCGGCCTCTCCCCATCTCCTGCATTTATTGCCGACAGTGTAGGCAATCATGCCGTTGTCTCTTCTCAAGATGACTATCAGATGGAAAGACAACTGAGGGCTCTGACTACAGCGATGGGTGCTAGTGCTGCAGTCTGTACCTATCCGATGAAAGGCAAGCAAGCTAAGCAAACCTTGATCAAGGGAATGCTTTCATTAGCCATCGAAATTGGAAAAGCTGTGTTAGCACAAGGGGGTATTTCTTTAGCGGAACTTATCCGACCCTGGCAAGGAGAGGTGCTGTTTTCTGGTACATTAGTAGATATCGATTCTAGACTTGAAGATTCCTTTTTAAAAGGAAAAGCTGTCGTAGAAAAAGGCCAGCAAACATGGGCAATTCACTACCAGAATGAATTTTTGGCCGTCGAACACAATGGTAGCTACTTAGCGACGACGCCTACCATCATCACTCTTTTTGATGAAGAAAATGGCATGCCCGTGCCCATAGAAAGGCTAAGGTATGGGCTGTCCGTCTCCGTTTGTACTTTCCCGGCACCTGTCATTTGGCAGACGGCGGCAGGACTTGCTTGTGTAGGCCCTGAGGTATTTGGATTTGAATCTATTGGCAAACATAAGTAAAGGAACATGGTCATGTATACGATAGGGATTGATATTGGAGGTACGCATACAGATGCCGTATTACTCGATGCTAGCGGAAAAACGGCAGCATGGGCGAAAGGGACAACGACGCATCCATTAACAGATGGAGTCAAAGGCATCATTCAAAATGTCCTTCAACAGGCCAACTTGTGCTCTGCTTGCATCAAAACTGTAATCATGGGAACGACCCATGCAACGAATGCGATTTTAGAGGGGAGTCAGCTTTTGAAAGTCGGGTTGATTAGAATTTCTGATGCTAAGCCTCTTTCTCCTTCACCTGGATTTGGATGGCCAAGAGCCTTGCAAAAGCAGGTCATCGGAGCCACACAAGTAATTGATGGCGGGTATGAATGCGATGCAAGAGGCTCAAGGCGATTCAGCCTGATTCAAGCAAGAGACGCCATTGAAAAGTTGTTGGATGCAGGTGTTGAGGCCATAAGCATTGTAGGCGCATTTGCACCGCTAAATGGTGAGCAAGAAAGGCTTATAGGATGCTTGGTTAAGGAATTGGCTGGGAGTGATTTTCCAGTTTCCTTCTCGCATGAAATTGGAGGGATCGGTTTGATTGAAAGGGAAAATGCAACCTTGCTCAATTCCGCTCTCAAAAAAGTGATTGTGCAGGGGTTTGCCCAGCTTGAACAGATTCTTCAGGATCTCAATATTTGCGCCTCTGTGTGGCTGACTCAAAATAATGGAAGCCTTTTGAGCCTGGCCGAAGCTCGATTATTTCCCATTAAAACTATTGGAGCGGGACCGACGAACTCGTTTATTGGAGCTTCCAGACTCTGCGGATTAGATGAAGCCATTGTTGTGGACGTTGGAGGGACCTCGACCGATATAGGATTGATAGAGGGTGGGTATGCCCGCTCTTCTTTGCAGGCTGCAACCATTGGTGGAATACCATTGCACTTTGCCATGCCTGACATGATTTCTTTAGCCTTAGGCGGAGGAAGTTTAATTAAAAATTGGGAGGCAGGCGATATTCAAATTGGTCCAAATAGCGTTGCTAGATATCTAAAAACGAGTTCTCAAGTATTTGGAGGATCTATTTTAACTCTTACAGATGCGGCAGTCGCGGCGGGCCACTTTAGTGTTAGCGGAGGGATGCCGTCAAAGATTGTATTGAAGCCAGATGAGGCACAAACTGTAATCAGACATGTGTGTAAACAAGTTTATCAATCTATCAAAGTCATTCAAGGCAAGCGCAAGGGGATACCAGTCATTGTTGTAGGCGGTGGAGCCTCTTTACTTCAACCCTTATTTGAAGCTTTTGAGTTGGAAGGGATTATTCCTGAAAGAGCGGGCATAGCCAATGCTTATGGTGCTGGATTAGCGGAAGTGTCTGGTGTAATCGATAGCGTGGTATCGTTGAAAGAGCGGGAGGCTGTACTCGATGGATTGAAGAATCAAGCCATTCAAGCTGCGATTAAAAAAGGGGCCGATGCCTCCCAAATTCGCATTGCCAGTTTGTCGATTCTTCCTTTTGCCTATACAACGGATGCCTTGGCGAAGGTCTTGGTAACTGCGTCAGGCCCTCGTTTAGAAGTCTAAAGCCTACAGTGAGGCACGGGTAAAGGGATTAGCGCAGAGTGTCACTCTCTGCCTCTGTGTTAATCCCTTTTCCTGTCCTAAATGAAGTTTGAAAGCAATCTAATATCTATGCGTTAAAGCGGTTCACGAGGTTTTTTCCGATTTCAACTCCTTCTAGAAAGCTTCCAAACGACGAATTCAAGAGAAAAGTTGCAACAGCCATCCAGTATACAAGGCGTGTACGAGCTATCCAATTGCCATTATCAAATGTTGTTCGATTAAATTCTGAAGAGGTAATTGTAATGAGATTTAGCCGTGCACACAGGCGAGCAGATGAAATAAACACTCGCATGTCTTCACGCGAAGAGAGTCTCTCTAAAAAGGGGGAAAGACGTACAACTGCCGCTAAGGGAGGGATCGCACAACCAAGGGCTGCTGCTTCAGGGTGCAGCAAAACAGGGAGCAAAATCAGGCCTTTTAAATAAACAGCATAGGTAAATTGGATGATTCTTTCGACCATAGCATTAAGCGAAGGGGTTGTCTGCCTCAATTGCGAGATTGATTTATACAAGCGGGTTGTCCATTTTCTTTCTCTTTCCAGATGCCGGTCAATATAAGCTTTAAGATTGGTTTTTATAGCTTGCTTATCGATCAAGCCCCTTCTTGGAATGATGCCGTTGATGTATAGATCCTCTTCAAATTGCAGGCCGATAGCATTTAACCTATCTTCAATTTCAGGCATTGAATGTATATTTAGCCATCTTTGCAAGTCCTGATAATCTCCTATCTTGAAATCACATCTTTCGGCACCTAAAAATAAACAGGCGGAGACAGCTTCTTCAGCCTCCTCTTCGTTTACTAATAAATTGATGCAGCGCTGAAAACGTTGATTTATTTCTCCTGTCAAGGAGTGATAGATAGTTCGAATGCGTAGAAAATCGGGAGCATGCTCCTCAAAGAAGTTCATGAGGCGTTGCGGATTTGTTAAACGAAGCAAAGCATCTTCTTCGACAAGTTGAAAAAAATTGAAAAAATTTTGCCATACTTGCTTAGACATAAGAAGCTTCTCGGAGGCTGCTCTTAGCTGGGCAAGTTTAGGCAGAAGTTGATCTCTTCTGGTTAAGAGCTCTTGTCGAGGGGCTCGATTGGTACGAGCCTGCTCAAAAGCCTGCAGTTCTTGTTCGAATACCTCGTAATCCAGAATGAGTCGGTTTCTCGCTCCTGTATCGCTTTCAATGTCTTGAATAAATGCCTCAATTTTAGCATTCAGGACAATTAAAAACTCGCCTTGAAATAAGTCGATCATTTGTTCCGGTGTCTGCCAGGAAGGAATAAGGGGAATTAAATCATTTTGTAAAAGAGCAAAGGCTTTTTGCAGGTCTCTTTCGCTGTCGATTTGAAATAAGGCTGTTTTTAATTGGCTATGGATCGCTTCTCTTACATTGTCTGCAAGTGATATTGAGAAAAAATCAGCAACGCGATTTAAGAACTTGAGAGTGTTCATGATCTCTTTCAAGCGTTCAATTCCACGAGATGTCGAACTTGCCTCCATCATCAATAACGAAGGAACACTATCGACTCTTAAAAGCAAACAAAGACTGATCAAGCAATGTTGAATCAAATTCGGCAAAGCCAGTATGGCGAGCATCAAGCTGCCTTGTACCATCTGACTCAAATATCCTCTCCTATTTCCAAACTCTTGTTCTAAATGTGTCTTTAAATGGCGAAGTTTATCACTCCATTGGGAAAACTGTGCAAGCTCCTTCATTTTATCAAAGATGACTTGACAAGCAGGAAGCCCGTATCCAATCAGACTGCTAACCCACATGAATTCATTAACGGTACTTGTGAAGCGGGCCCCTCTTAAAGTTCCTAGGAGAGCCGCACTATGTTTAAAAACACTGGCCATCA
Coding sequences within it:
- a CDS encoding DUF917 domain-containing protein, giving the protein MKTLNIMTIGEAELEALAVGANVLGSGGGGDPAYDLLIAKENIGLYGPVPLLQVGDIDDQDLVVPIGYMGAPLVCLEKLPSGLEFPLLFELIQAHFKLSVAAILPFEIGGSNAMAPFSVAGRLGLPVLDADTFGRAFPEMHMSVCRLAGLSPSPAFIADSVGNHAVVSSQDDYQMERQLRALTTAMGASAAVCTYPMKGKQAKQTLIKGMLSLAIEIGKAVLAQGGISLAELIRPWQGEVLFSGTLVDIDSRLEDSFLKGKAVVEKGQQTWAIHYQNEFLAVEHNGSYLATTPTIITLFDEENGMPVPIERLRYGLSVSVCTFPAPVIWQTAAGLACVGPEVFGFESIGKHK
- a CDS encoding biliverdin-producing heme oxygenase — protein: MQVFQGLFSFGQTTQGDRTLSELFQSETKTIHKEVEQHEFVKQILSDSIEGKHYLQHLVDLHAIYQSLEDGLRANLKKTPHIQTIYFEELCRENGLQRDLKLLREACNQRPIECSQSANDYVLHLNHLADSTPLLLVAHAYVRYLGDLSGGMILKQHLEKKWPDAIEFYDFASLLTKHDKKNAWAFKEFFKVKMNQMPLNDLQRKELAAEAKKAFEFSGKLFDAALHPV
- a CDS encoding cytosine permease, with the translated sequence MENALQRQNWRQLASVQVGGAICLPLLLVGYELAKYQDPASTVWSIVWGNLFLFGLALVAGFLSLKRETTTVEHAFFYFGSYGRVFFGITLALSMLGWFAIQAQCMGTDLYQLVKQLDPHFSANSQEWILIFSLILACLIIMGAFWGLTFLTRMADLCVPLLVFTIGYAVYLVDQTPLIEQMVKIPANWWDGKGVSLVFASSIAATIDLPSFYRHASHPKAVVWASISTYLVAMPLVQLAGVFLYHGTHAATIGEALSYSAAFGWKVWVVLFMLIAGWTTNNVNLYSALLSLRSLSKKLSFSTAMGIAGLIGLGLITIPLLESFASVLDLMGIFVVAMGGIILTAYLLESSGYAANPALSWLAWLAGIVVGLRSWLDPLSLAGSGAPVLDAGLVAAFTLIVSYFLQRLVQRIKNQFFLEERSCENA
- a CDS encoding hydantoinase/oxoprolinase family protein; amino-acid sequence: MYTIGIDIGGTHTDAVLLDASGKTAAWAKGTTTHPLTDGVKGIIQNVLQQANLCSACIKTVIMGTTHATNAILEGSQLLKVGLIRISDAKPLSPSPGFGWPRALQKQVIGATQVIDGGYECDARGSRRFSLIQARDAIEKLLDAGVEAISIVGAFAPLNGEQERLIGCLVKELAGSDFPVSFSHEIGGIGLIERENATLLNSALKKVIVQGFAQLEQILQDLNICASVWLTQNNGSLLSLAEARLFPIKTIGAGPTNSFIGASRLCGLDEAIVVDVGGTSTDIGLIEGGYARSSLQAATIGGIPLHFAMPDMISLALGGGSLIKNWEAGDIQIGPNSVARYLKTSSQVFGGSILTLTDAAVAAGHFSVSGGMPSKIVLKPDEAQTVIRHVCKQVYQSIKVIQGKRKGIPVIVVGGGASLLQPLFEAFELEGIIPERAGIANAYGAGLAEVSGVIDSVVSLKEREAVLDGLKNQAIQAAIKKGADASQIRIASLSILPFAYTTDALAKVLVTASGPRLEV
- a CDS encoding cbb3-type cytochrome c oxidase subunit II; translation: MTDNSKQEQATPHKEPAHTHFIHKLDKSAILVIIGVILLFSTSVAVVLVAPTYVDSTWTSPSSPYQVQMYKVEDPNIYISSASTGGADLQYVRHLKQDFTLLAFKESNNLRLVAPKELEKYITRTGDPQLKLTSRLLMLREPQGEAKVRAEQLSQSAQQSQKSDKPQERVTFQVLELYDPGVEEAFSFEPYGGILQNWVDENFAILDESVKHPYHQDYGVIYAQNPQEFRISTSRVGNTQRWRYDPNGRPLQSLAELKSPEMGFHSREELIYLGEHIYAVEGCWYCHTDQTRTLIQDTVLNGSDSFPAPPSSANEYIYQKITFAGTRRIGPDISRVGVKKPSRDWHKAHFWAPKTASAGSIMPSFQHFFDNDPRGTGKSSIGIPNHRFEAIYQYMMTKGTRITAPTQAWWLGKDPIKTKEIIEGQRVLK